In a single window of the Natrialba magadii ATCC 43099 genome:
- a CDS encoding sodium-dependent transporter, producing MTRETWGTRLGFILAAVGSAVGLGNIWRFPWMTAENGGSAFLLLYVLIVLVVGVPGLMAAFVIGRRSNRNPVGAFKTLTGSRAWTALGFLCVVTAIALLSFYSVVGGWILRYFVESFTGAYFADPGTHFDTISYGLEAFVYQLFVLGVTAGIVMAGVRRGIEAATKSMMIGIVILLVGLTIWASQQPGAAAGYEFFLDFDAHYLSNNFFSVLGAAAGQALFTLSIGGGTMITYASYIDDDRSLPFDATAIASLNLGIGILSGLLLFPLLFSFADGPTAGGPGALFVGIAGAFAQLPAGWLFGAVFFLVVLLAAITSLISMLEIPVSFLVDEFDVNRSVATGALLSVVGVTGAFNAFSAAVFTLVADQLVDLLLTIGLTGFMFYVAWVLGPDAVEEFRNGAGTIARSIAVPWRYALGTVFPTFLLFTFYSDSLRLFGYSPDTETLVALTLVTAVSFVGLIVWSTDNESQQATTDTETEAETDPKTESAD from the coding sequence ATGACACGAGAGACGTGGGGAACCCGACTCGGATTCATTTTGGCCGCCGTCGGGAGCGCAGTCGGACTGGGGAATATCTGGCGGTTCCCCTGGATGACAGCTGAAAACGGTGGGAGCGCGTTCTTGTTGCTGTACGTTCTCATCGTTCTCGTCGTCGGGGTTCCTGGCCTGATGGCCGCGTTCGTCATTGGCCGCCGATCGAACCGAAATCCTGTCGGCGCGTTCAAGACACTGACGGGATCTCGTGCATGGACTGCGCTGGGTTTTCTCTGCGTTGTTACGGCGATTGCACTCCTGTCGTTCTACAGCGTGGTCGGCGGGTGGATCCTCCGGTACTTCGTCGAGAGCTTTACTGGTGCGTACTTCGCCGATCCGGGAACGCACTTCGACACGATTAGCTACGGACTCGAGGCGTTCGTCTACCAGTTGTTCGTTCTCGGCGTCACCGCTGGGATCGTCATGGCTGGCGTCCGCCGCGGTATCGAAGCCGCGACGAAATCGATGATGATTGGGATCGTGATACTTCTCGTCGGCCTGACGATCTGGGCGTCCCAGCAACCCGGCGCAGCAGCGGGCTACGAGTTCTTCCTCGACTTCGATGCCCACTACCTCTCGAACAACTTCTTCTCGGTCCTCGGCGCTGCCGCCGGCCAGGCGCTGTTTACCCTCTCGATCGGCGGTGGGACGATGATCACGTACGCGTCCTACATCGATGACGACCGCTCGCTTCCGTTCGATGCTACCGCGATTGCCAGTCTCAACCTCGGTATCGGTATCCTCTCAGGACTGCTCCTGTTTCCGCTCCTCTTCTCGTTCGCTGACGGCCCAACCGCGGGCGGTCCCGGCGCGCTATTCGTCGGTATCGCCGGCGCGTTCGCACAACTGCCGGCTGGCTGGCTCTTCGGTGCCGTCTTCTTCCTCGTCGTGCTGCTCGCCGCAATTACCAGCCTGATCAGCATGCTCGAGATTCCCGTCTCGTTCCTCGTCGACGAGTTCGACGTGAACCGCTCCGTCGCAACAGGAGCCCTCCTCAGCGTTGTCGGGGTCACTGGCGCGTTCAACGCCTTCAGCGCTGCGGTGTTCACGCTCGTCGCCGATCAGCTCGTCGACCTCCTGCTGACGATCGGACTGACCGGTTTCATGTTCTACGTCGCGTGGGTGCTCGGTCCAGATGCAGTCGAGGAGTTCCGCAACGGCGCTGGAACGATCGCTCGCTCGATCGCAGTTCCATGGCGATACGCCCTCGGAACGGTTTTCCCAACATTCCTGCTGTTTACGTTCTACAGCGACAGTCTCCGACTGTTCGGCTACAGCCCGGACACCGAAACGCTCGTCGCACTCACACTCGTCACCGCCGTCTCGTTCGTCGGGCTCATCGTCTGGTCCACCGACAACGAGTCACAGCAAGCGACGACCGATACCGAAACTGAAGCGGAGACTGATCCAAAAACCGAATCTGCCGACTAA
- the pdhA gene encoding pyruvate dehydrogenase (acetyl-transferring) E1 component subunit alpha — protein MSTQNEADQQPDSATAHGTADPLQILDADGTVLSNATVPDLSDGDLIAMYEDIKLARRFDQRAISLQRQGRIATYAPMTGQEGAQVATGYALAAQDWLLPTYREHAAKYVHGMDLASLLKPLCGLREGYAIPDDVNVMPEYIPIATQVPQATGMAWGKQRQGETDTAVLCHFGDGATSEGDFHEGLNFAGVFDVPTVFVCNNNQWAISVPREHQTASETIAQKAAAYGIEGVRVDGLDPLAVYAVTRAALQKAKNPADDERRPTLIEAVQYRYGAHTTADDPSTYREEDEAEDWREKDPLDRMQNFLTNRGLLDDDLEAEIDERIETQLTEAVESVEAATTDPATMFDHVYDVLPARLREQRAELESLREKYGDDAFHEVLE, from the coding sequence ATGAGCACGCAAAACGAAGCGGACCAGCAACCAGACAGTGCAACGGCACACGGCACGGCCGATCCACTCCAGATTCTGGACGCGGACGGAACCGTGCTGTCGAACGCGACGGTTCCAGACCTTTCGGACGGCGACCTGATCGCGATGTACGAAGACATCAAACTCGCTCGCCGATTCGATCAGCGGGCGATCAGCCTGCAACGACAGGGACGGATCGCGACGTACGCGCCGATGACAGGACAGGAAGGAGCACAGGTCGCAACCGGGTACGCGTTGGCAGCGCAAGACTGGCTCCTCCCGACGTATCGAGAGCACGCCGCCAAGTACGTCCACGGAATGGATCTCGCATCGCTGTTGAAGCCACTGTGTGGTCTGCGGGAAGGGTACGCGATTCCCGACGACGTAAACGTCATGCCAGAATATATTCCGATCGCAACGCAGGTACCACAGGCCACCGGTATGGCCTGGGGGAAGCAACGACAGGGAGAGACGGATACTGCCGTCCTCTGTCACTTCGGCGACGGGGCGACCTCCGAAGGCGACTTCCACGAGGGCCTCAACTTCGCCGGCGTCTTCGACGTCCCCACCGTCTTCGTCTGTAACAACAACCAGTGGGCGATTTCGGTCCCTCGCGAACACCAGACTGCCAGTGAAACCATCGCCCAGAAGGCCGCAGCGTACGGAATAGAGGGGGTCCGAGTCGACGGCCTCGACCCGCTCGCCGTCTACGCAGTAACGCGTGCAGCACTCCAGAAGGCGAAGAACCCGGCCGACGACGAACGGCGGCCCACGCTCATCGAGGCCGTCCAGTACCGCTACGGCGCACACACGACCGCCGACGACCCATCAACGTACCGCGAGGAAGACGAGGCCGAGGACTGGCGCGAGAAAGACCCGCTCGACCGAATGCAGAACTTCCTCACCAACAGGGGACTGCTCGACGACGACCTGGAAGCCGAAATCGACGAACGGATCGAGACACAGCTCACCGAGGCGGTCGAGTCCGTCGAAGCAGCAACGACAGACCCGGCGACGATGTTCGATCACGTCTACGACGTACTTCCTGCTCGCCTTCGTGAGCAGCGAGCCGAACTCGAGTCCCTCCGCGAGAAGTACGGCGACGACGCGTTCCACGAGGTGTTAGAATGA
- a CDS encoding MFS transporter: MDVSTVSTPSPEPDSRRSWGVALAGAIAMVFTFGTPLSYGIFQQPFSETFAVSPVALSGVFAVMLFTFFIGSGLVGIFAARLPVRGVLLVCTIVTALLAPSLYAVDSYLGLTFVFAALGLALGTVFVLVASVVPRWFDERRGAATGLIFVGNGLGLFVLPPIWQYALSTVGVREGFLIIIATTASAFFLASLLCRRPPWATRSTDSNSALVSWLSGLIRARTFQLLFVGMSLAFAWYQLLAAYAIDLFAARGLTEAGASTLFGLIGGVSIISRIGGGYIADIVGSRRAFLASLGCAAVGIVLLLVPQYAILTVAVFSIGLGLGGCATLYIPLLMETYNPEKDTAIIGVFNVGGGIGALAMPPLGTASVAYTESYTVAILLTLGVTIVSFWAVVVGTAGGASTQS, from the coding sequence ATGGACGTGAGTACCGTCTCGACACCGTCACCCGAACCCGACAGCCGTCGTAGCTGGGGCGTTGCACTCGCCGGTGCGATTGCGATGGTGTTTACGTTCGGTACACCGCTCTCCTACGGCATTTTCCAGCAGCCGTTCAGCGAGACGTTCGCCGTCTCTCCCGTCGCTCTTTCCGGTGTTTTCGCGGTCATGTTGTTCACCTTCTTTATTGGCTCCGGACTCGTCGGCATCTTCGCCGCACGGCTCCCCGTTCGAGGCGTACTGCTGGTGTGTACCATCGTAACAGCACTTCTCGCGCCCTCACTGTACGCAGTCGACTCGTATCTCGGGCTTACGTTCGTCTTTGCAGCCCTCGGACTCGCGCTGGGGACCGTTTTCGTGCTGGTCGCATCCGTCGTTCCGCGGTGGTTCGACGAGCGGCGGGGCGCTGCAACTGGATTGATCTTCGTCGGTAACGGGCTCGGATTGTTCGTTCTGCCACCAATCTGGCAGTACGCACTCAGCACCGTTGGTGTTCGCGAGGGTTTCCTGATCATCATAGCGACGACGGCCAGCGCGTTCTTCCTTGCAAGCCTGCTCTGTCGGCGACCACCCTGGGCCACACGGTCGACGGACTCGAATAGCGCGCTCGTGTCCTGGCTCAGCGGACTCATCAGGGCGCGAACCTTCCAGTTGCTCTTCGTGGGGATGTCACTGGCGTTTGCCTGGTATCAGCTCCTTGCGGCGTACGCGATCGACCTGTTCGCTGCGCGCGGGTTGACCGAAGCTGGGGCGTCAACGTTGTTCGGCCTGATCGGTGGCGTGAGTATTATCTCCCGAATCGGTGGTGGGTATATCGCCGATATTGTCGGGTCGCGTCGGGCGTTTCTCGCATCACTCGGCTGTGCCGCCGTCGGAATCGTCCTGTTGCTCGTCCCGCAGTACGCGATACTCACCGTTGCTGTCTTCAGTATCGGGTTGGGTCTCGGTGGCTGTGCAACCCTGTACATCCCGTTGCTGATGGAGACCTACAATCCCGAGAAAGACACTGCGATTATCGGTGTCTTCAACGTCGGCGGTGGGATCGGTGCGCTGGCGATGCCGCCACTTGGAACGGCGAGCGTCGCCTACACCGAGAGCTACACCGTCGCAATCTTGCTCACACTCGGGGTGACAATCGTCTCGTTCTGGGCTGTGGTCGTCGGAACTGCTGGAGGCGCATCGACTCAGTCCTGA
- a CDS encoding alpha-ketoacid dehydrogenase subunit beta, whose amino-acid sequence MSSKSPDESTTPRDSQTESATETMNLVEAVRHALHTEMARNERVMVLGEDVAENGGVFRATAGLLESFGGERVVDTPLAESGIVGTAIGLAMTEMRPVAELQFMGFAYPAFDQLVSHAARMRSRSHGQYTVPMVVRAPYGGGIRAPEHHSESKEAFFVHEPGLKVVVPSTPADAKGLLIASIRDPDPVVFLEPKLVYRAFREDVPTDAYGTPLGEASIRREGSDVTVYTWGAMVHPTLIAADNVADEDGIDVEVVDLRTLSPLDVETVVDSFEKTGRAVIVHEAPKTAGLGAEIAATIQEEALLHQEAPISRVAGYDVPMPLHELEDYYLPQALRIQEGIREAVSF is encoded by the coding sequence ATGAGTTCGAAAAGCCCCGACGAGTCGACGACACCTCGCGATTCTCAGACCGAATCCGCAACCGAGACGATGAACCTCGTCGAAGCCGTCCGCCACGCCCTCCACACCGAAATGGCCCGCAACGAACGCGTCATGGTCCTCGGCGAAGACGTCGCCGAAAACGGTGGCGTCTTCCGCGCAACTGCAGGGTTACTCGAGTCCTTCGGCGGCGAGCGCGTCGTGGACACCCCACTCGCGGAGTCGGGAATCGTCGGTACGGCGATCGGACTCGCTATGACGGAGATGCGGCCGGTTGCGGAGTTGCAGTTCATGGGGTTTGCCTACCCGGCGTTCGACCAGCTCGTCAGTCACGCGGCGCGGATGCGAAGCCGAAGTCACGGCCAGTACACGGTGCCGATGGTGGTTCGTGCACCCTACGGCGGCGGCATCCGCGCACCGGAGCACCACTCCGAGTCCAAGGAGGCGTTCTTCGTCCACGAACCCGGTCTGAAAGTCGTCGTTCCGAGCACGCCCGCGGACGCGAAGGGGCTGCTTATCGCGTCGATTCGTGATCCGGATCCGGTCGTCTTCCTCGAACCGAAGCTGGTCTATCGCGCCTTCCGTGAGGATGTGCCGACGGATGCGTACGGGACACCGCTCGGCGAGGCGTCTATCAGGCGAGAAGGCTCGGACGTGACGGTCTACACATGGGGTGCGATGGTTCATCCGACGCTTATCGCCGCGGATAACGTCGCCGACGAGGACGGTATCGACGTCGAAGTCGTCGACCTGCGGACGCTCTCCCCGCTGGACGTAGAAACCGTCGTCGACTCGTTCGAGAAGACTGGCCGCGCCGTCATCGTCCACGAAGCGCCGAAAACAGCCGGACTGGGGGCAGAAATCGCAGCGACGATTCAGGAGGAAGCGCTCTTGCACCAGGAGGCTCCGATCAGCCGCGTCGCCGGCTACGACGTGCCGATGCCGCTGCACGAACTCGAGGACTACTATCTGCCGCAGGCGCTCCGGATCCAGGAGGGCATTCG